Below is a window of Deinococcus sonorensis KR-87 DNA.
TGGGCAGCAGCAACCCCTTCGAGCTGTTCTGCATCTACGCCGAGCTGGTGGCGGCCGAGCGCAGCAGCGACGCGCAGACCCGCGCCGCCGCCGAGGGCGTGGCCTACATGATCGACCAGAGCCACAACATCGAGCCGAAGGTGGAGGCGATGCTGCAGAGCGTCCTGAACTGCCAGGAGGCGTACGCCAAGGCCCTGCTGATCGACCGGGACCTGCTCGCCGAGGCGCAGGCGGCCGGCGACGTGCTGGGCGCCCACCGCGTCCTGACCGACGCCTTCCGCACCGACGTGCGCCCGCTGCTGCAGGGCTGGCGCGAGGAACGCGGGCTGCCGCAGGACCCGATCCGCGCTCACCGGGAAAGCGGCCACCAGCAGCGGGTCGCGGAGCTGCGCGGCACCGTCGCCGGGGGCGGCGGCTACCCGGAAGAACCCGTCCCGACCCCCGTCTGACTCCGCCCCGTCCACCTGCCAAGAGGAGCGCCATGACCACTGAACCGCACACCCGGACCATCATTGAAGACCGCTGGAACGACGCCGAGGCCCCGAGCGGCGACGGCCTCGCCTCGCTGGCCTACCGCTCGCGGCTGCTGGGCGCCGACCGGCGGCTGGTGAACATCTACGGCGGCAACACCAGCACCAAGAGCGTGGAGCAGGACCATCTGGGCCGCGAGGTCACGGTGCTGTGGGTCAAGGGGTCCGGGAGTGACATCGCCAGCATCAGCGAGCGGGGTTTTGCCGGCCTGAAGCTCGACGAGGTGCTGCCGCTGTTTGAGCGCCCCAGCATGAGCGACGAGGAGATGACCGCCTACCTCGACCGCACGGCCTTTGAGGTCGGGCGGCCCCGGCAGAGCATCGAGACGCTGCTGCACGCCTTTGTGCCGGCCAAACACGTAGACCACACCCACCCGGACGCGATCATCGCCATCGCCTGCACCCCGAATGGTCCGGAGATCATGCGCGAGATCTACGGCGAGCGGGCCGCCTGGGTGGACTACATCCGCCCCGGCTTCACGCTCTCACAGCAGATCGGGGCGGCGGTGCGCGACAACCCCGGCCTGGAGTGCGTGGTGATGGGCAAGCACGGGCTGGTGACCTGGGGCGACACCTCGAAGGAGACGTACCAGCGCACCCTCAGCATCATCCGGGAGGCGCAGGTGTACCTGGACGCCCATCCGGAGGCGCAGCCGTTCGGTGGCGCGCGGGTGGCGACAGTACCGGACGCCGACCGGTCGGCGCTGCTGGCCCGCCTGCTGCCGGTGCTGCGCGGGGCCATGAAGGGCGAGCGGCCGGTGATCCTGAGCGTGGACCACAGCCCGGAGGTGCTGGCCTTCGTGAACTCGCAGGCTGCTGCTCAGCTGTCCCAGGTGGGCGCGGCCTGCCCGGACCATCTGGTGCACACCAAGCGGGTGCCGCTGTATCTGGACTGGGCACCGGAGCAGGGCGAGGAGGCGCTGGTACAGGCCGCGCAGCAGGGCGTGGACCAGTTCCGCAGCGACTATGCCCGCTACTTCGAGGAGAACCGCAGCGAGGGCGACGTGATGTTCGCGCCGAGCCCCAGGGTGGTGCTGATTCCCGGCCTGGGCATGGTGACCAGCGGCCCCGACGCGATGGGGGCGGAGGTGTCGCGGCAGCTGTACGTGCGGGCCATCCAGGTGATGAAGAGCGCCAGCGCCCTGGGCGGCTTCGTGAGCCTCTCGGCGGCAGAGAGCTACGCCATCGAGTACTGGCCGCTGGAGCTGTACAAACTGAGCCTCAAGCCGGCCCCGAAGGTCCTGGACGGCCATGTGGCGCTGGTGACCGGCGCGGCCAGCGGCATCGGCCGGGCCATCGCGCGGCGGCTGGCCCAGGACGGCGCCCACCTGGTGATCGCGGACCTGAACGAAGGCGGGGGCGCCGAGGTGGCAACCGAACTGGTGCAGGCACGCGGCTTCCGGCGCGCCATCAGCGTGGGCATGAACGTCACCGAGGAAGCGCAGGTGCAGGCGGCCTACACAGCGGCGATCCTGGCGTACGGGGGCGTGGACATGGTGGTCAACAACGCCGGCATCGCCAGCAGCGCCCCCATCGAGGACACCTCGCTGGAGATGTGGGACCGCAACCAGAGCATCCTGTCCACGGGGTACTTCCTGGTGGCCCGCGAGGCCTTCCGGGTGATGAAGCGGCAGGGCACCGGCGGCAACCTGGTGTTCATCGGCAGCAAGAACAGCGTGGCGGCCGGCAAGAACGCGGCGGCCTACAGCGCGGCCAAGGCCGCCGAGCTGCATCTGGCGCGCTGTCTGGCCGAGGAAGGGGGCGCGGCGGGCATCCGGGTCAATTCGGTGCTGCCGGACGGCATCCTGGCGGGGAGCGCCATCTGGGACGGCCGCTGGCGGGCCGAGCGGGCCGCCACCTACGGCATCGCCCCGGACGAGCTGGAAGCGTTCTACCGCAACCGCACCACCCTCAAGGTCAATGTGTTCCCGGAAGACATCGCCGAGGCAGTGGCGTACTTCGGGTCGCCGGCCGCCAGCAAGACCACCGGCGGCGTGCTCACGGTGGACGGAGGCGTGCCCACCGCGTATGTGCGCTGAGCTCACGCGTCATGTGGCGGTGGACCTGGGCGCCAGCAGCGGCCGGGTGGCGCTGGGTACCGTGCAGGACGGCCGGCTGGAGGTGGAGATCCTGCACCGGTTCCCTAACGGCGGGGTGCCGGTGCAGGGCCGGCTGTACT
It encodes the following:
- a CDS encoding bifunctional aldolase/short-chain dehydrogenase, which gives rise to MTTEPHTRTIIEDRWNDAEAPSGDGLASLAYRSRLLGADRRLVNIYGGNTSTKSVEQDHLGREVTVLWVKGSGSDIASISERGFAGLKLDEVLPLFERPSMSDEEMTAYLDRTAFEVGRPRQSIETLLHAFVPAKHVDHTHPDAIIAIACTPNGPEIMREIYGERAAWVDYIRPGFTLSQQIGAAVRDNPGLECVVMGKHGLVTWGDTSKETYQRTLSIIREAQVYLDAHPEAQPFGGARVATVPDADRSALLARLLPVLRGAMKGERPVILSVDHSPEVLAFVNSQAAAQLSQVGAACPDHLVHTKRVPLYLDWAPEQGEEALVQAAQQGVDQFRSDYARYFEENRSEGDVMFAPSPRVVLIPGLGMVTSGPDAMGAEVSRQLYVRAIQVMKSASALGGFVSLSAAESYAIEYWPLELYKLSLKPAPKVLDGHVALVTGAASGIGRAIARRLAQDGAHLVIADLNEGGGAEVATELVQARGFRRAISVGMNVTEEAQVQAAYTAAILAYGGVDMVVNNAGIASSAPIEDTSLEMWDRNQSILSTGYFLVAREAFRVMKRQGTGGNLVFIGSKNSVAAGKNAAAYSAAKAAELHLARCLAEEGGAAGIRVNSVLPDGILAGSAIWDGRWRAERAATYGIAPDELEAFYRNRTTLKVNVFPEDIAEAVAYFGSPAASKTTGGVLTVDGGVPTAYVR